One Panicum virgatum strain AP13 chromosome 9K, P.virgatum_v5, whole genome shotgun sequence genomic region harbors:
- the LOC120651747 gene encoding scarecrow-like protein 6 → MRGMLFAGSAREGHAGTLLLLQQQQQQQGLAAGKVSGAGGLWEPTSVLDHRHSPSPSPPTSASTLSSPLGAATAGVAALAGANAKNVSPPPPAGAWPGGAAAEEAAVGGKEEWQLTPLDMGLGAGEGWDAAGSVLSDGAAPPGLAPDHTFLRWIIGGEDASAGMGAVMDPAVLELDHAPSMMSPAFGSSMPFAPAMEDTKAPPFAHASNLLLHHHQHHPQPHAAFFGSHPSLDAAPPTPKRHHPMAPAPAPKLQSLPGPAAPAAGFVPAMKPKAEAAANDEAAAAVDQLAEAAKLAEAGDAFGAREILARLNYRLPAVPAAGTPLLRSAFYFKEALRLALSPTGEAPAPQVSTPYDVVLKLGAYKAFSEVSPVLQFAHLTCVQAVLDEIGGAGRIHVLDFDIGMGEQWASLMQELAQRCPAATLKVTALVSSATHHPLELQLIHENLAGFAAELGVFLQFAVFNLDTLDPAELVAITSGDAVAVHLPVGSAHVAAMPAVLRLVKRLGAKVVVSVDHGGDRTELPFAAHLFQAFQSCVSLLESVDAVRPDADAVAKMERFLVQPGVERRVVARHRAAAMDKPPPPWRTVFAAAGFVPVQASTFAESQAEALLKRMALMGFRVEKRGGALCLYWQRGELVSVSAWRC, encoded by the coding sequence ATGAGAGGAATGCTCTTTGCTGGTAGCGCACGAGAGGGGCACGCGGGGACACTGCTACTgctgcaacagcaacaacaacagcaggggctcgccgccggcaaggtctccggcgccggcggcctctgGGAGCCCACCTCGGTGCTCGACCACAGGCACAGCCCCAGCCCGAGCCCGCCCACCTCGGCTTCCACGCTGTCGTCGCCCCTGGGCGCCGCGACCGCCGGCGTGGCGGCCCTCGCCGGTGCTAACGCTAAGAACgtctccccgccgccaccggcggggGCATGGCCGGGGGGAgcggccgcggaggaggccgccgtgGGGGGCAAGGAGGAGTGGCAGCTCACGCCGCTTGACATGGGCCTTGGAGCCGGCGAGGGGTGGGACGCCGCCGGCTCTGTTCTGTCcgacggcgcggcgccgccggggctAGCCCCCGACCACACCTTCCTAAGGTGGATCATTGGGGGCGAGGACGCGTCCGCGGGCATGGGGGCCGTCATGGATCCGGCGGTCCTCGAGCTCGACCACGCCCCGTCCATGAtgtcgccggcgttcgggtCCAGCATGCCTTtcgcgccggccatggaggaCACCAAGGCCCCGCCCTTCGCCCACGCGTCCAACCTcctgctccaccaccaccagcaccaccccCAGCCACACGCGGCGTTCTTCGGCTCGCACCCGTCCTTGGacgcggcgccgccgacgcctaaGCGGCACCACCCGATggcccccgcgccggcgccgaagcTGCAGTCTCTGCCTGGCCCCGCCGCCCCGGCGGCCGGGTTCGTGCCCGCCATGAAGCCCAAGGCGGAGGCAGCAGCGAACGACGAGGCGGCCGCTGCGGTGGACCAGCTCGCCGAGGCTGCCAAGCTCGCCGAGGCCGGCGACGCCTTCGGCGCCCGCGAGATATTGGCGCGGCTCAATTATCGGCTCCCCGCCGTCCCCGCGGCCGGGACGCCTCTGCTCCGCTCAGCCTTCTACTTCAAGGAGGCTTTGCGCCTTGCGCTCTCCCCCACCGGCGAGGCCCCGGCGCCCCAGGTGTCGACGCCGTACGACGTGGTCCTCAAGCTCGGCGCGTACAAGGCCTTCTCCGAGGTCTCCCCCGTGCTCCAGTTCGCGCACCTTACCTGCGTCCAGGCGGTGCTGGACGAGatcggcggcgccgggcgcATCCACGTGCTCGACTTCGACATCGGCATGGGGGAGCAGTGGGCGTCGCTGATGCAGGAGCTTGCGCAGCGGTGCCCCGCGGCGACGCTCAAGGTCACCGCATTGGTGTCCTCGGCGACGCaccacccgctggagctgcAGCTGATCCACGAGAACCTCGCCGGcttcgccgccgagctcggcgtCTTCCTCCAGTTCGCGGTCTTCAACCTCGACACCCTGGACCCCGCGGAGCTGGTGGCCATCACCAGCGgcgacgccgtcgccgtgcacctccccgtgggctcggcccACGTGGCCGCAAtgccggccgtgctccgcctggtgaagcggctcggcgccaaggtGGTGGTCTCAGTGGACCACGGCGGCGACCGCACGGAGCTccccttcgccgcgcacctgTTCCAGGCGTTCCAGTCCTGCGTGTCCCTGCTCGAGTCCGTCGACGCCGTGCGCCCGGACGCCGACGCGGTCGCCAAGATGGAGCGGTTCCTGGTGCAGCCCGGCGTGGAGCGCCGCGTGGTGGCGCGCCaccgcgcggcggccatggacaagccgccgccgccgtggcggaccgtgttcgcggcggcggggttCGTGCCGGTGCAGGCCAGCACCTTCGCCGAGTCGCAGGCCGAGGCCCTGCTCAAGAGGATGGCCCTCATGGGGTTCCGCGTCGAgaagcgcggcggcgcgctctgCCTCTACTGGCAGCGCGGCGAGCTGGTGTCCGTGTCCGCGTGGCGGTgctga